A stretch of the Vigna radiata var. radiata cultivar VC1973A chromosome 7, Vradiata_ver6, whole genome shotgun sequence genome encodes the following:
- the LOC106769441 gene encoding protein SMAX1-LIKE 4-like, protein MRSGVCALQQTLTAEAASVLKHSLGLARRRGHAQVTPLHVAATLLSLRGSSLRRACLKSQPHQTSHPLQCRALELCFNVALNRLPTAPAPLIHTQPSLSNALIAALKRAQAHQRRGCIEQQQQQPLLTIKVELEHLITSILDDPSVSRVMREAGFSSTAVKNNIEDSSPHSVFQCYNSSGGVFSSPCSPSSSENHRETSTNPTNFRQTHRFLTSYASEFHPSLLFSPLKSAPACSFSGAASSSSKDDIKVVLDILLRKKKKNTVIVGDSVSLTEGLVGELMRRVERSEVPDELKSSHFIKFQISPVSLSCMKRDEVEMKLLELKRKVNSVASGEGGGIFYIGDLKWTVEEASLSDKEEGSPEGEVSCYNPVDHLVSEIGRLFCDCGTSNNAKVWLMATSSYQTYMRCQMRQPPLEKQWALQAVPVPSGGLDLSLHAPSVPETKPFGNTEQQDRLNCCEECASNYEKEAQFLMPDQKKMMPFWLQSHSTEDHNKDELVKLKRKWNRLCHCLHQSKQLHNPLNWNNSYNSASSISFANNATHCSTSKLVPRFRRQQSCIIEFNFGDKRKATERVLDSLEGMEGKEVKTTLALGNGGSGETVGDITDDRTLQRAHICKLLQENVPWQSETVPSIAEALIHSKSAKQNNSITWLLVKGNDTIGKRRLALAVAESVFGSTDVLLQFDMLKKETSVAPFSEMLAGALKTHHQLAVLIENVDFADAQFKKFLSDGFETGKFGNSTEENSSQVILILTSGGFTGIEEKNEDSVIKLLWEVSESKPNLETQSVTSRIIEPCLGKKRRAELDLFSDTKSFEGSKKKVGFNSLDLNMKADEEGDGEGKAAESSSISSDLSRESIGDGVGKKGFLELIENRFEFKKSEVKEREMAELFLWKIKGSFEEVRGKKCWENLSVDERVIEEVCFGCGYFSEKVFEKWLKKVFQSSLKTVNFGVKEGIVFRLCWGGKGDTKADSGFMSSSLPKSIQLNYFIQ, encoded by the exons ATGCGCTCAGGAGTTTGTGCATTACAGCAGACCCTCACAGCTGAGGCTGCTTCAGTGTTGAAGCACTCTCTGGGGTTGGCTCGGAGGAGGGGCCATGCACAGGTCACTCCTCTGCATGTTGCTGCCACTTTGCTCAGCCTAAGAGGCAGTTCCTTGAGAAGGGCTTGTCTCAAGTCTCAGCCTCACCAAACTTCTCATCCTCTTCAATGCAGGGCTCTTGAGCTTTGCTTCAATGTGGCTCTCAACAGGCTTCCAACAGCACCTGCTCCCTTGATCCACACTCAGCCCTCTCTCTCCAATGCTCTCATTGCTGCATTGAAGAGAGCTCAGGCTCATCAGAGAAGGGGCTGCATAGagcaacagcaacaacagcctcttcttaccatcaaggttgAGCTGGAACACCTCATAACATCAATCCTTGATGACCCTAGTGTTAGCAGGGTTATGAGAGAGGCTGGTTTCTCCAGCACTGCTGTTAAGAACAACATAGAGGATTCTTCACCCCATTCTGTTTTCCAGTGTTACAATAGCTCTGGTGGTGTGTTTTCTTCTCCTTGCTCACCCTCTTCCAGTGAGAACCACAGGGAAACTTCCACCAACCCTACCAACTTCAGGCAGACTCATCGTTTCTTAACTTCTTATGCTTCTGAGTTCCATCCTTCACTTCTCTTTTCTCCGCTGAAGAGTGCACCAGCGTGTTCCTTCTCTGGTGCAGCTTCTTCTTCAAGTAAGGATGATATCAAGGTTGTTCTGGATATTCTcctgaggaagaagaaaaagaacacTGTGATTGTAGGTGACTCTGTGTCATTAACTGAGGGTCTTGTGGGAGAGCTAATGAGAAGGGTAGAAAGGTCAGAAGTGCCTGATGAGTTAAAGTCAAGCCATTTTATCAAATTCCAGATTTCACCTGTTTCTTTGAGTTGCATGAAGAGAGATGAAGTCGAAATGAAACTCTTGGAACTAAAAAGGAAGGTGAATTCCGTTGCATCAGGAGAAGGGGGTGGCATTTTTTATATTGGAGACCTGAAGTGGACGGTGGAGGAGGCAAGTCTCAGTGACAAAGAGGAAGGATCCCCAGAAGGAGAAGTTTCTTGTTACAATCCAGTTGACCATTTGGTTTCAGAAATTGGTAGGTTATTCTGTGACTGTGGAACCTCAAATAATGCTAAGGTGTGGCTCATGGCCACTTCTAGTTACCAAACATACATGAGATGTCAAATGAGGCAACCCCCTCTTGAGAAGCAGTGGGCTCTTCAGGCTGTTCCTGTTCCATCAGGTGGACTTGACTTGAGTCTTCATGCTCCCAG TGTGCCTGAAACAAAGCCCTTTGGTAATACGGAGCAGCAGGATAGGCTGAACTGTTGTGAAGAATGTGCctcaaattatgaaaaagaagCCCAATTTCTTATGCCAGATCAAAAGAAAATGATGCCGTTCTGGCTTCAGTCTCATAGCACAGAAGACCATAATAAG GATGAATTAGTCAAGTTGAAAAGAAAGTGGAATAGACTGTGCCACTGTCTCCACCAAAGCAAACAGCTTCATAACCCATTGAACTGGAACAACAGTTATAATTCGGCAAGCTCCATATCTTTTGCGAACAATGCGACACATTGCTCCACCTCCAAACTTGTTCCTCGATTCCGGCGCCAACAATCATGCATCATTGAGTTCAATTTCGGCGACAAAAGGAAAGCAACAGAGCGAGTCTTAGATTCCCTGGAGGGCATGGAAGGTAAAGAAGTAAAGACTACTCTTGCTCTTGGCAATGGCGGTTCAGGTGAGACGGTGGGGGATATAACTGATGATAGAACACTGCAAAGAGCTCATATTTGTAAACTATTGCAGGAGAATGTGCCATGGCAGTCTGAGACTGTTCCTTCAATAGCAGAAGCCTTGATCCATTCCAAATCAGCAAAGCAAAATAACAGTATTACTTGGTTACTTGTTAAAGGCAATGACACCATTGGGAAAAGAAGGTTGGCACTTGCAGTTGCAGAATCAGTTTTTGGCTCAACTGATGTGCTCCTTCAATTTGACATGCTAAAGAAAGAGACTTCAGTAGCCCCATTTTCTGAAATGCTGGCAGGAGCGCTGAAAACCCACCACCAGCTTGCGGTGCTAATAGAAAATGTTGACTTTGCTGATGCCCAGTTCAAGAAATTCCTCTCAGATGGGTTTGAAACAGGAAAGTTTGGAAATTCCACAGAAGAGAACTCAAGCCAAGTGATACTGATTTTGACAAGTGGTGGATTCACTGGCATTGAGGAGAAGAACGAGGATTCGGTTATCAAGTTGTTATGGGAGGTTAGTGAAAGCAAGCCAAACTTAGAGACTCAATCAGTCACAAGTAGGATAATAGAGCCTTGTTTGGGCAAGAAAAGAAGAGCTGAACTTGATTTGTTTTCTGACACAAAGAGTTTTGAAGGGAGCAAGAAGAAAGTGGGTTTTAACAGTCTTGATCTGAACATGAAAGCTGATGAAGAGGGTGATGGGGAGGGTAAAGCAGCAGAAAGTAGTAGTATTTCAAGTGATTTGAGTAGGGAAAGTATAGGAGATGGAGTGGGAAAAAAGGGATTTCTTGAGTTGATTGAAAACCGGTTTGAGTTTAAGAAAAGTGAAGTTAAAGAGAGAGAGATGGCAGAGTTGTTTTTGTGGAAGATAAAAGGGTCTTTTGAGGAGGTTCGTGGGAAAAAATGTTGGGAGAATTTAAGTGTAGATGAGAGGGTGATTGAGGAAGTGTGTTTTGGGTGTGGTTATTTTAGCGAGAAGGTGTTTGAGAAATGGCTGAAAAAGGTATTCCAAAGCAGCTTAAAAACAGTTAACTTTGGAGTGAAGGAGGGTATAGTTTTTAGACTTTGTTGGGGTGGTAAAGGAGATACAAAAGCAGATAGTGGCTTCATGAGTTCTTCTCTGCCCAAGAGTATCCAACTTAATTACTTCATTCAGTGA
- the LOC106766991 gene encoding caffeoylshikimate esterase, with translation MAPEASSEVPPNFWGHMPEEEYYTSQGVRNTKSHFQTPNGKIFTQSFLPLDQPIKATVFMTHGYGSDTGWLFQKICISFANWGYAVFAADLLGHGRSEGLRCYLGDMETVAATSLSFFLDVRRSEPYKTLPAFLFGESMGGLATLLMYFQSDPGTWTGLIFSAPLFVIPEDMKPSKVHLFMYGLLFGLADTWAAMPDNKMVGKAIRDPEKLKVIASNPRRYTGPPRVGTMRELLRVTQYVQDNFSKVTAPFFTAHGTADGVTCPSSSKLLYEKASSEDKTLKLYDGMYHSLIQGEPDESANLVLGDMREWIDERVRRYGSQ, from the coding sequence ATGGCACCGGAAGCATCATCGGAGGTTCCCCCAAACTTCTGGGGCCACATGCCCGAAGAGGAATACTACACCTCCCAAGGCGTCCGCAACACCAAGTCCCATTTCCAAACTCCCAATGGAAAAATCTTTACGCAATCCTTCCTCCCTCTCGATCAACCCATCAAAGCCACCGTCTTTATGACCCACGGTTACGGCTCCGACACCGGCTGGCTCTTCCAGAAAATATGTATCAGCTTCGCAAACTGGGGCTACGCCGTCTTCGCCGCCGACCTCCTCGGCCACGGTCGCTCCGAAGGCCTCCGCTGCTACCTCGGCGACATGGAGACCGTCGCTGCCACGTCCCTCTCCTTCTTCCTCGACGTCCGCCGCAGCGAGCCTTACAAAACCCTCCCCGCATTCCTCTTCGGCGAGTCAATGGGGGGTTTGGCGACTCTCCTGATGTACTTCCAATCAGATCCGGGGACGTGGACGGGCCTGATTTTCTCGGCGCCGCTATTTGTTATCCCCGAGGATATGAAACCGAGCAAGGTGCATTTGTTCATGTACGGTCTGTTGTTCGGTTTGGCTGACACGTGGGCAGCGATGCCTGATAACAAGATGGTGGGAAAGGCGATCAGGGATCCTGAGAAATTGAAGGTTATAGCGTCGAACCCGAGGAGGTACACGGGTCCACCTAGGGTGGGAACCATGCGAGAGCTTCTGAGAGTGACGCAGTATGTGCAGGATAATTTCTCCAAAGTGACGGCACCGTTTTTCACCGCTCACGGAACTGCTGACGGCGTTACGTGCCCTTCGTCGTCCAAGCTGCTTTACGAGAAGGCTTCGAGTGAGGATAAGACGTTGAAGCTTTATGATGGGATGTATCATTCCTTGATCCAGGGCGAGCCTGATGAGTCTGCTAACCTTGTGTTGGGAGACATGAGAGAATGGATTGATGAGAGGGTTCGAAGATATGGTTCCCAATAG